The Alnus glutinosa chromosome 1, dhAlnGlut1.1, whole genome shotgun sequence region TTGCCTTGTGTATCTTCAATAAGAGTAATGTACTTTGGTCGACTGTTATACGATTGACATACAATTGAGATAATGTAATACTAAAAATCagccatttatttttcatttttttacgaGTATTAATCCAATGGCTGATTTTCACTACCACATTATCAAGTtgtataacaatctactaaataatattactctttcaGTAATAAacttacgaaaaaaaaatacaagagtaTTATTAAACCAGAATGAGTAACCCTTAAAATTAGGGTGTTCgaatttcactaaaatttaaATAGCCAAGCCACATGCCTCAAACAGCCTAAGTAGGGTTGGCAAAACGGATTATCATGTCGGGCCCGAGTCGACCCGGTTGACTCGCCAACCAGTTTAGGCTAACCCAAACCCGATACAATTAGCTAAACAACGCCGAGTTGACAGttcaacccgtttagctaaaactctaaccctataaGACTATGATTTTGTATTATGTTCGTATCGAATTTGTGGATCGAGTAAAAAATTGATAACCCTAACTTAAGATGCAAGAGCTGACCCACACAGGGCAAGTAAAACTCGCAGCCCTTAGATTCAGAGAACTTAAATTTAGGGATCCCAATCCATTGAACCAAGcctatgcaaatatatatatatatatatatatatatatatatatatacattctgAGTGTCACCCAAGGGCTGGAAAAGGTGAATCTCAGAACATGGGTTTTCATGGAAGGTGTCCCTGTTCATTCTTACCCCTCGTACGTTAAACTACATCTGTTGAGAGGGCATGCAGAGGCCATAGACATGAAACTAGTAATCTTTCTGCAAAGGTGAAGTATGggttcaatgaatccattcacATTCGCactttattttatatcaaaataatCTCATCTTGTGCATCTgaaaacaaacaatatttgTCAGACGATGAGATTTACAAGAAAATCATAAGTGTGCTAAAGAATGCATTAAGATGTAACAAGAGAGAATCCTGCGTCTCAAAAAGTAACCAAGCCTATCCCAagcaaaaaacaataaatagataaagtataatttaaaaaaaaaaattaaaaacaaacctATAAAATCTCTTACTGAAAGTCTGAAATCACCACTCGCCATGGCAGAAGGATACGCCACAGTCCACCAGCAATCAAATCACTGATCACAGAGGACCAAGAACAGGTGTCACAGAACACAGTGAATAGTGGCACGCCACCCCAGATCGTGCTCATGCAAACCTGAAATCCCCGGATGCTAATCCCACGCAACCCCACCAAATCCACCAaaagagacaaagagagagagagaaagactgTACAAACAGCCATAGACGCTGTCCTTTAAAAACACTACtgaaagacatatatatatataataatatccGAAATTCACTTTCCCATAAACAGAAGGCTCTGaaaggagagaagaaaataagTCAATAGGGGACATAAAGATCAAACCCCATCACTCCTGCTTTTGCTGTCACTATTGCTGATGCCTGTAACACAACCATTACTATTGCCATTGTCGTTCTCAGCTGCGTTGATTTGCGTGTGCTTTTCGGAGGAGCCCTTGCAAAGCTTGACCGGGTATTTAATAGCATTGAGCTCCAGCTTACGAAGTGCAGCTTCACCAAGATCAATGCCACATATATCAGAAAGCCTAACAAGATAGAGCAGGACGTCTGAAAGTTCTTCACCCAGGTGTTGCTTCTCTTCGTCTTTCCAATCAGGCAGTCCTCTTGGAACCTCCCCTTTCCACTGAAATATCTCGGACAGCTCTCCCACTTCTCCCACCttaaacacacaaacacaagcACACATATATGGCTTTGTTTGGCAATGAACTTGCTATGCCATGATAATGGgctgcaatatttttttttttctatttttctcactttttcacattttctaataacaatcgatatcaatttttttttttttccactttttatatcatattaataattttgtattactttttaaataaaaaaattcactacaatataaattttttatacttttttatacaaattctttttattttatatcacaaatAAGCATTTGCAAACATATCCAATACACCAAACCAGCAAAGTAAAGCAGACGATTGACAATGAAACCTCATTTACTAAATCATTCTTTCCGAGCAAGACAAAAGGTCTAGTTAGAGTTTCTCCAAGAAAATAAGCAAATTGGTTCATAATAGTCCATTAGTCATTTTTCATCTCAAGTAGAATATGCAAAATTTATAGTATAAATAGTAAATTCAAATTACaagaaaatttttattattttctccccCTTtccttctttatctttttctctccttatttttttcacatttttttttctacataaattaatatttacatGCAAATGCAAATGCAAATGAGAATACAATAGAGAATCTGTTGGAAATAAATAACTATTTAAAAAGTATAACTCTTTATTTTACTTACAATTTTTTGTATATTCTCTCAAATAAATTCTCTATtctattaattattttctttaatattattttatgcgGAAGAAAGggtgaaaaagagagagagagagagagtgaaaaaaggaaagaaataaagataaaacaataaaaaaaactatttgtaacgtgaataataaataaactctTGTACTTATTTACTATTCattcgaaaaagaaaaattttattaaCTTATTTTGTTGGAGACGAAAAATTGCTCGTAATAGTGAAAAGTCATTTGCCTTTGTGTTGGACATGACATGAAACAACTACAACATAACACAACAAACATTCTTTCGTGTAAATCTACAATTTTATGTCCTACAAACGCCATCTTTAACTTACTTTGATCGATTCCTACGCAATTGATAAAGCGATTCAACATATGATCAGCAGAGATATCGGCATaaacaatcaaacaaacaaTAGAAGCCAATGCAGTTGCTTTCAAATACATTGTGTTGGTTCTTTACAATTTCGCTACAGTTCCTGAAAGGAAGCTGGATTTTTATAGATCATTCTATGGCCAAAACGACTGGTATTGGTCTTCAAGAAAACAAGttacattttttaaatgttaataGAACGGCCACGATCTCCAAAGGGTCCATCCATAAGTCAAatattaatacaaaataaaagtaGCAGGAAAGGGAGACATCGCCCATTGTGGATCAGAGTTTTCCACTTTTCCTGCCTCTCTTTCCACTCGAACCTGAATAGTATATATAATGAGGAAGGTTACCCGAAACCCATGCCTAATGGGTTAATGGGTTAATGGGATTAATGCCAACGACCAACGGGCAAGTGGAAACAGCATTCaagtgtgtgtgagagagagagagagaatagccGTTGATCCATTGAtcaactagttttttttttttttttcttcccttctgAATTTCTATCAAAAAGTGTAGTCTTACTTGCTAGTTtgatttcttaatttatttccaGGAAATCACTGAGCAAAAGGTGTTGAATCTCCAAAACATGTATTCCTAGCCAAAACACCATAAAGGATGCAGGAGAAAAAGCATCAGAAGAGATAGGTTGAAAAGATTAAGAGCTCAGCTGCAAAATGAATACCGAGATTTTACGAAAAAAAGGTAATAATTACCAGAGCCAAAAGGAGATTTCTAGGGCTATGAAACTGATCCCAGTCCCTTTCCTTTGAAAACTCCGCCATTCTCTTCCTCAACTCTTCGAGAGTAACCCCTGTCATTCTTTGCCCTCCTCCTCCGTTTCCCTTTCCCTATGCCGTGCAACAAAACTCGCCGGATAAGAACCAAGGGCGCATTTACGCAATTACGTACATCCCTGCCTTTTTTTCAACCGCGCCTCGCCGGCCTACCGGGTATAGCCTGTCCCTGGGACTGGGACCGCTTTCCAGCCTTTCCTCTTTTTGGGGATGGCCACGTGTCTACCATGTCAACTTGTGTCACGTTTAAGAGATTTGAAATCTTTTAAATTTGGACTATTCTTTAAAGGAAATTAAATTTTAGGTATCCtatacaaacaaaataaaaacaaaaaaaataaaaaaataaatatctaatAAATCATTAAGTTTGAGCGCTATTTAAAATAGatttctcactttttaaaaattaatattcactGCTTAActttttcacaaatttaaaacccattatttcgtgattttttttgttcattcttGCAACATCCGTTAATGTCACATAAGCATTTTCATCACACcatcttaaaatattgtttttttattatattataaattgtaaaacttaatattttattttatttttaaaattttattaataatttaaaaaaatatattgacattaaattttagttatttattaataatactgtaaactacatttttatcttccaattattttataatgctgATGTTGCACTTTCAATTAATTcttaaattattgtaaaaaaataaaaaaaatttgttagaatTACCACGTAAACATGTaatataattaagaaattaaaatataatatttagtcTTTATATAATCGTATACTCTTATTCTATCACTATTTTATTAAGTTTGACGTGAAATTGTATAATATAAGGATTTTGTTGAAGATATGATCCTGGGGATCTCCAAAGACTAGGGTGACTTGGCAAATCCCCCTTCTCCGGTAATttgattagaagaaaaaaaaaaaacaaaaaaaaaaaaaacaaaagagtggCTTGGCAATTGGCACTGGACCAGCTGACCTCAGGTCCTCAGCAGACAGCAAACATGGGGCCATTCATGTTTTTCACTTTAGTTTGTTCTGAGCGGACGATTGTGTAATTGTTCGTCTGcgataattataaaaaattattttcattcaaacttTTATCATGTTTCCCTTTCGGGGGTAagaactatttatttttttatttatttatttttgctttttttttgaatatcatGAAATTGTTTAGTAGATGTTGAACAAGGAAATGTTATGCTCGAAGAATTGTTATTTTGCcaagtgaaatgaaaatgattattttatagtaaagattttgttttatttcataTAACTCTATATATTTTATCgcgtcatttaaaatttattagacttgaaaaatttaattttaaccataaaataaatattcccCATTTTGCAGGGTAAAagattttttcttaaaatattggaTGCATGGTATGGTATCTATTTCAAATTgagaaataatataattaaatacatCTTCTACATTACATATCCTATtttcaaatctaccattgaatttatatgACCTAATATGTGGTCTCAcacacaaattcaatgatgaatttaaaatttagttatGATGTAACATTATATTgatatttagattttttatttttatttttatttttggtttagaCACGTGTTCTATCCATATAGACACGTGTTTTATTATTTCATGATAGGatataaatttcatataaaatgggctatagaattttttataattcaTTCTCTAAAAGCATTACGTATCTCTTGaacatgtaaaatatatatatatatatattaatgctattaaaaagcaAATACTTCTCACATGATAAGGAATACATAACATTTTTAAATACtaggttaaaaaaataaaattgacaacCCAATTTGTGAGAAATTTTTAACCCTTCATGATATAACTTATACATTGGAAAGTCTTTGCCCGGTTCTGGAAGTTTCTAAATACTCTGCACGTGAGTTGGAAACAGCACATTCAACGAGTATGTCCTATTCTGAAAAATGGTCATGCCCTCTTTGCAAGGCTACGTTGAAAGAAAAGTAATCATTGCACAGTAATTGTATACAATATGTGCATAATTGTAGAAGAATAATGATAGTTGTACACTTCACTCCCCATTTCTTATGTTGGAAACGGCATAGAATGTGTTGGGATTGTGATATTGCTAGAATCATTTAGTGGTAATCCGAATGGCCTTTAAATGTTGATGTTCTAGCTGGATTAAGGCCATAGTTTGATCCATACCTAGAAAGGAGGTCCATGATTTTCAACATTTTGCTATAGTTGCTGTGAATATGGTCTGTCTCATTAGGAATCAGGTGCAAATTCCAGTCAAGTTGATGTTCATTCCCTTTTAAAACAGATAAGGCTGATAGTGCATACTCCAAAACAAGCTTGAGATAAAGTtcagggttaaatactttttagttccatgaattttaacaatttgtttttgtttttttttcatcgGTTTCACTTTTGGTCAGATGTGGTATCTCATTTAGAgttgtgattggtgcacaacaagGTTGTACAATATATGCACAACACAAAATACATGGGGTGAAACTCATGTAGTAGATCCCATTCACATGGGTCTCAATCATATGTCTTGTGTTATGCATGTGTTGTGCAACCTTGATGTGCAAAAATCTTTttcctcttatttataggcatatGCCCAAATAGTACCTCCGTCCATTTGCCATCAAGAGGACTAATGAAATTCCATATCAATCCAATCAAAACATGACATGTGTTATATACctcattaaaaattataaacaatttttttttaaaaaaaataaaaataaaaacttaaatttaaaaatcaagaaaataaataaaaaaaaattatatagtttTGCCTCTAGGGGATGATCGAACTACTCCTgtgggccatgggggtggccaaaccacccttaGGCCAAACGGGAGTGGCCGTGCCACCCCCATACTAGTCCTGAGATGGCTTAGCCACCccttttggccaaaatgggTTGCTCgagtcacattttttttttcttgatttttaaatttaaatttaaatttaagtttttattttttaaaaaattgtcttcattttttaataaggtATATGATACATGTTATATTTGATTGGGTTAACATGAAATTCTGTTAGTTTTCTTAACGGTGGATAGACGGATGTACTATTTGGTATATGCTCATAAGCGAGGTACCACGTGTGATCGAAAGTGAATccgaagtgaaaaaaaaaaaaaaaaaaaaaaattgttaaaacctaaggggaaaaaatatatttaacaagCTTATTCAGGTGGTTATCAATGGAAGCCTCCTTCTCTGAATCTTTAAACAAACATGTGAATTATAGCAAAAGTGTCGTTCAGATCATTCATTTTGTAAATTGTGGGCCACTGTGGAGTGTAATGTggtggagagagagatttctgGTAGGGAATCATCACGAACTCAAGCTCCAGTAAAACTTAAATGAGTTGAGCTCACGCTGAGCTCTACTCGCCCGAACTTAGCTCTTGCATTTATGGGCAAAGGAAGGTAGAGGTTGCCGGTGAAAAAAAACCACTAAACTTGTGGGCCTGCCCTACGTGCAGGGACGAAGCTATCCTTTGGCTTGGAGCTGACTCTCCAAATCAAAGGTtttgtcctaaaaaaaaatatatataaaaaaataataataattaaattaaattttatcatttaattttttaattttgacctctttttttttttttttttttttttcaatttaacccCTAAAGTCTAAAAGCTGGTCCGTCCCTTTCTACTATTATTTTCTACCGCATCCATTAATTACTTACTGTAAATTCCCAACGTCTTGTCTTGTCTACGTACCTTCGTCTTATCTACCATTCTACCAACCTTCTCATTGTTGTCTCCGACTCTCCGGCGTCTCCGccgttctttcttttttttttattttttttttattttttggaaaacttaaaattttcaGTGATTTAATTGCACATATGGTGAGATGCTACACAAAATGCTTGTCCTTATTTATTGTCACTGACTCACTGATACTGAAGTGTACGCCCATCTTCAGCCCCAAACATGAAACACCCACCCATAATctatcaaggaaaaaaaaaaaaaaaacccatccaTAATAATTAATGCTGTCGCCTCAAGTGATCAAAATTAAGGATTAGGATTGAAATGTAAAacatctatttcatttttttttaatgaataatgtaAACATCTATTTCGTCGATTTAAactttataaatttaatggtgaataTGGTGAAATGGATCCTCCCAAATTCATAGATATGAGTCCTGATGCTGATTTAAGACTATCGAATTTCTCCAATCAGGTCTTCAGGCTCAAAATTTGTtgttgcagaaaagaaaaagaaaaaaacatgaacaaaacgcgagagagagagagagagagtaattgGAGCATTGATCGCTATTCGCTATAAAAGTTGAACACTTGGGGGAAATATTTACACAATTGAACCGCAACAATAAGCATAATTTCTGGTAGAACTCAGATCTGAAGATTTAAGGCCAAACTGATTCGACACAAACCCTATACTCGAGCGGATTCTCCACTACCGTCTCTTCTGAGACGGTGTTATCCTTGATGGCCTCCTCTCTCAGCGGCTTTTTGGTAGAGAAACGCTTGGCAGCGGCAACACAAGAGGCCGAAGCAgcagaagaagaggaggaggcgGAGGGAAGCCTTCCGAGTATACTTGAAGTTGTGGCTTGCGGACGAACAAGCTGGGACATCAGTAGCAAAAGAGAAGCCATGGATTGCAAACGATTAGATCAGATGTTTGTGTAGCAGGCGATGATCGATCGTTCTCTTGAAACAAGTTGCTGTTTATATGTAAGATCtgcatataatatataacacaTAGGGATTAGGGAGGGTGATGAATTTCAGGAGAGCCGAGCCCACCGTTTTTCTTGTTACCAGTTTGAAATATTCCAAAGTA contains the following coding sequences:
- the LOC133871306 gene encoding uncharacterized protein LOC133871306 encodes the protein MTGVTLEELRKRMAEFSKERDWDQFHSPRNLLLALVGEVGELSEIFQWKGEVPRGLPDWKDEEKQHLGEELSDVLLYLVRLSDICGIDLGEAALRKLELNAIKYPVKLCKGSSEKHTQINAAENDNGNSNGCVTGISNSDSKSRSDGV